A window of Pirellulales bacterium genomic DNA:
ACTGCCGAACTATTGGCCAACACCGCCTTCTCCGGCATGACGCGCTCGGTCGAGCCGAAGCAGGGCACACCCAGGTGCGGGTCCGGACAAGTGTATTCCAGTGCTTCGCGCCTGAGCACGGTGGGGGCATTCGCACCGCAGGCCAGCGCCGAGACTCCGCACGCGATGCTGTCGAGATGAAACCGTTCGACCATGCGATAGACCGAATCCGCAGGCCCCACAGACCGGCCGGCCAGGAAATCAATCGCGTATTGGGCAATGCCCCGGGCCTGATTTTCGTTGCGTGCGAGCGTCAGATATTCGTTGGCCACGTGGGAATGTCCTTGTCCGAATGGGTAACGTGAGCAGGTTCTGTCGTGTCAAAGTGCCACGGCAGCCTTGCGGCCGCAGGGCACTGGCCGCACACACGAAAACAAGCGCGGCTCGCCGGCAAGACGTGGCGATTATCCGACTGTGGCCGCAAACTCGCAAGGACTCTGTCCAGGGTCGTCAAACCAGGGGCCTAAGGGGATCGGCGGCTGGCCTCGTCCGGCGATCGGGGCTAGATTAGCAAGAGGGTGATTTTCGCTGTCGATGGACCTGTTTGCGGTAACAATCCGGCCGCCTCCCCGCTCACTCCTTACCGCTCGTCGTGGTCGCCAAATGCAAATCGAGCAACTCGGACCATACCGGATTGGCCGCAAGCTCGGGCGTGGCGGCATGGGGACCGTCTTCGAGGCCACGCTCATCGAAACGGGCGAGCTCGCCGCCATCAAGCTTCTCTCGGCGACGCTGGCACATGACGATGGCTTTCGCGATCGCTTCAAAGCCGAGATCGAGACCCTGCGCAAGCTCCGCCATCCAAACATCGTGCGGCTTTTCGGGTTCGGTGAGCAAGAAGAGTACTTGTACTATTCGATGGAACTTGTGGACGGGCGAAGTCTCGAGGACGAGTTGCAAACCGGCCGTCGCTTCGCGTGGCGCGAGGTGACCGACTTCGCCGTTCAGACTTGTCGAGCACTGAAACATGCCCATGATCGTGGCGTCATCCACCGCGACATCAAACCCGCTAATTTACTGCTGACGCCGGAAGGACAAATCAAGCTCTCGGATTTCGGCATTGCCAAGCTGTTTGGATCGGCTGGCATGACGGCCGTGGGAGGAGTGCTAGGGACGGCTGAATACATGGCACCTGAGCAGACCGATGGCCGGCCGATCACTCCCCGCTGCGATCTGTACAGCTTGGGTGGCGTCATGTACACGCTGTTGGCCGGGCGGCCCCCGTTCAAGGCCGCCACACTGGTCGAGATGCTGCAATTACAGCGCTATGCCGAACCCGATCCGGTGCGCCGCTATGCCCCGGATGTGCCCGAAGAGTTGCAGTTCATTGTGGCCGATTTGCTGGTGAAGGATCCCGAACAGCGCATCGCCACGGCGATGGTGCTGTCGCGGCGATTGGAAGCGATGCGTCATGGGCTGTCGCAGCGCATTGATCCGATCTTATCAGCCCCCACGCAGGCCGCGGACATCCCTCCGGACGTCAGCGTGTCCAGCGCCACCATGACGGCCCCAGGTCCGCCGCCCGCGCCGCTCAAGCCAGGATCGGCCAACATTTCGCCCGAGCAATACGAACTAGCGGCGCCCGTCTCGCCGCACGAAGTCACCGCCGCCATACGGCGCGAACGCGCGCTCGGCGTAACGATCGACCTGGTGTCGTCGACGGCCGCAGAAAAGAAGATCGCGGACAAGCTGCCCGAGGTCCCGCCGGAAGAGCCTGCCGCAAGTTTTGTGAAAGTCTCGGAAGAGGAACATCGGCGACGCGAGGCTACCGTCGAAGAGCCGTCGCACTGGCGTGGTTTGCAGACCGCGGTACTACTCGGCGCCGGAGCTTTGTTGGGCCT
This region includes:
- a CDS encoding serine/threonine-protein kinase yields the protein MQIEQLGPYRIGRKLGRGGMGTVFEATLIETGELAAIKLLSATLAHDDGFRDRFKAEIETLRKLRHPNIVRLFGFGEQEEYLYYSMELVDGRSLEDELQTGRRFAWREVTDFAVQTCRALKHAHDRGVIHRDIKPANLLLTPEGQIKLSDFGIAKLFGSAGMTAVGGVLGTAEYMAPEQTDGRPITPRCDLYSLGGVMYTLLAGRPPFKAATLVEMLQLQRYAEPDPVRRYAPDVPEELQFIVADLLVKDPEQRIATAMVLSRRLEAMRHGLSQRIDPILSAPTQAADIPPDVSVSSATMTAPGPPPAPLKPGSANISPEQYELAAPVSPHEVTAAIRRERALGVTIDLVSSTAAEKKIADKLPEVPPEEPAASFVKVSEEEHRRREATVEEPSHWRGLQTAVLLGAGALLGLGTWYLMQPASADRLYARVAQAARTGEISTLQSVDGEIKAFLQHYPNDSRAAEVRQYQDEVELYIAGRRAEWRARSAANVDSASPLERAYLEAMSHARLNPEVAEQRLQAIVALYDGTQSLDVSDQETLRLARKQWELLRGRIQQQSSEVLQVLTQRLDTADQLQQTDPTAARAIREAVVKLYGDKPWAARAVDRATAGLAARTAAEASSVQ